One Osmerus eperlanus chromosome 23, fOsmEpe2.1, whole genome shotgun sequence DNA segment encodes these proteins:
- the LOC134009655 gene encoding insulin receptor substrate 2-B isoform X1, whose translation MANFTNYQESRGAMLMLEQRAIGTKPAAAAANGDTSVGEPPSPLINIGGGGSRFHQHLPPSNHHHHHSGHLLYPQTIQPKDQQHPLAHHCQAAQQQHLSGEHIQESPVRKSSSSSLNLVHEDPVAAVATTSHAYAASLSGTPSIAASANVSVSTSDVVDDIRKCGYLRKQKHGHKRFFVLRAASNLGPSRLEYYDSEKKFRNCLRSAAAAAASGAVAPSPPKRVIYLYQCFTVNKRADSKNKHLIALYTKDEYFAIVAENEQEQEDWYVALSELMSEGKRGHLDSDDLDDGYGTVTPGTVFKEVWQVHVKPKGLGQTKNLTGVYRLCLSTKTIHLVKLNSETPCVNLQLMNIRRCGHSESFFFIEVGRSSSIGPGEIWMYVDDSVVAQNMHETILETMKALKAFSEFRPRSKSQSSGTNPIAFITTRRHLGNLPPSQTGLQRRSRTESVVGTPPSSKSTGASGYRFRTSSEGEGTMNRPFRSVTGSLVHLNSARLHLGRQEGGAGSTGSSTGTGGGGGGGGSSGNRYVRALPGSTYHARSASLPVSHFPSATSPVSVSSSSGHGSVSDTLTRPSSASICGSPSDGGFNSSDEYGSSPGDFRYFRVRSNTPDSLGNTPPIREENCLNDYMAMGWHREVFGAAGNGGAETARDEGASAEDERSSSSARRRTHSFSRPAAGGASGVAVYQKMTQTAFSQDEGMGEGLSLGRPPSSSSSSLRSDYSSCSEHSQNRPAPPRLHPAPTSSSTEDSGYVPMTCGVATASPRDAPPPDYMPMQPGSSHPHPRLSSSPLLHSPVLSRRSPHPHPQPTDSHGYMMMLPGGGLLSSPLQASPSPQSSGGTAGGPGGSVSANASERPENGEYMDMSNSVGGGGGRKVSNEGYFALSTPDTPKSYSPYFSLPRSYKAPARERDEKELGEYVPMCSPAKPMYSSSSSASSSASSSTPEKRGGMAGGTPPSHPPPPYGAQHVTGVDRRVVRPNRLPLGRRSFHGSPGDGGGASANGSPAHAAAVSAATEGPSSPGEYINIEFGDQYPSSCSLSAQEGAPSLGPGDPQRSPPQAPAPQQDYMSVDVVPKSQSPRPSLVAPWNPPSYIRPLAAASGALAHSSGGHWKSGGDDYTDMTFGLGGGEGARGSRSPTAMLQHLCVMEGHYQALTLAPTSTPTAPLSSSPQAEPPKVVRADPQGRRRHSSETFTSASTHPPSASTHPPSSPTPAAPNGAHHPPEASRWPASGSFDSVWMCVEGQGGLADPLAQPGASDVGLVPAGTAPSGGGRVCHQNGLNYIALELRDEAAPAAAPHLNGSHRDGRTGSPTGALPLPENGAYASIDFSKPDGVTATSKDG comes from the exons ATGGCAAATTTCACGAATTACCAGGAGAGCCGGGGCGCAATGTTGATGTTGGAGCAAAGGGCAATCGGTACGAAACCAGCCGCTGCTGCGGCCAACGGCGACACCTCGGTCGGGGAACCCCCTTCTCCGTTAATTAATATCGGCGGCGGCGGCTCCCGTTTCCATCAACACTTGCCGCCCTcgaatcaccaccatcaccacagcGGCCACCTTCTTTACCCTCAGACCATACAGCCAAAGGATCAACAGCACCCACTAGCTCACCACTGCCAGGCCGCCCAGCAGCAACACCTCTCCGGCGAACACATTCAGGAGTCCCCGGTAAGAAAATCCTCTTCTTCGTCTTTGAACCTTGTACACGAAGACCCTGTAGCTGCCGTTGCTACCACTAGCCATGCATACGCCGCGTCCCTGAGCGGCACCCCTTCGATAGCCGCTAGTGCTAACGTCAGCGTCTCTACCTCAGACGTTGTGGACGATATTCGGAAGTGTGGCTACCTGCGAAAGCAGAAGCATGGACACAAGAGGTTTTTTGTGCTTCGGGCTGCGAGCAATCTAGGCCCCAGCCGGCTGGAATACTATGACAGTGAAAAGAAATTCCGGAATTGCCTGCGGTCTGCTGCCGCGGCCGCTGCTAGCGGTGCGGTCGCCCCATCTCCCCCTAAACGGGTTATTTACCTCTACCAGTGTTTCACCGTGAACAAAAGGGCGGATTCGAAAAACAAGCACCTCATTGCTCTGTACACTAAGGACGAGTACTTTGCTATCGTGGCCGAAAACGAGCAGGAGCAAGAAGATTGGTACGTAGCGCTCAGCGAACTGATGAGTGAGGGGAAAAGGGGACACCTGGACTCTGACGATCTGGATGACGGTTACGGCACCGTCACCCCCGGTACGGTGTTCAAGGAGGTGTGGCAAGTGCACGTGAAGCCTAAAGGACTGGGTCAGACGAAAAACCTCACAGGCGTGTACCGTTTATGCCTCTCTACCAAAACGATTCACCTGGTCAAGCTCAACTCCGAAACCCCGTGCGTCAACTTGCAGCTGATGAACATCCGGCGATGCGGGCATTCCGAGAGCTTCTTCTTCATCGAGGTGGGTCGTTCCTCTTCCATAGGACCCGGGGAGATATGGATGTACGTGGACGACTCAGTGGTCGCCCAGAACATGCACGAGACCATCCTGGAGACCATGAAGGCCCTAAAGGCCTTCTCCGAGTTTCGCCCCAGGAGCAAGAGCCAGTCGTCGGGAACCAACCCCATCGCTTTCATCACTACCCGCCGTCACCTAGGCAACCTGCCGCCGAGCCAGACGGGCCTCCAGCGCCGTTCGCGGACCGAGTCAGTGGTCGGGACTCCGCCTTCCAGCAAGAGCACGGGCGCCAGCGGGTACCGCTTCCGCACGTCCAGCGAGGGCGAGGGGACGATGAACCGGCCATTCCGCTCCGTCACCGGGAGCCTCGTCCACCTCAACTCCGCCCGGCTCCACCTGGGACGCCAGGAGGGCGGGGCCGGGAGCACCGGGAGCTCCACCGGTaccggcggaggaggaggaggaggcggtagCAGCGGCAACCGTTACGTCCGGGCCTTACCGGGCTCCACCTACCACGCGCGTTCCGCCTCCCTCCCGGTGTCGCACTTCCCCTCGGCCACCAGCCCGGTCAGCGTGTCCAGTAGCAGTGGCCACGGCTCCGTGTCCGACACGCTGACCCGCCCTTCCTCCGCCTCCATCTGCGGCTCACCCTCCGACGGCGGCTTCAACTCCTCCGATGAGTACGGCTCCAGCCCCGGGGACTTCCGCTACTTCAGGGTGCGCTCCAACACCCCGGACTCCCTGGGCAACACGCCGCCCATCCGAGAGGAGAACTGCCTCAACGACTACATGGCCATGGGCTGGCACCGCGAGGTGTTCGGTGCCGCCGGCAACGGCGGGGCCGAGACGGCGAGAGACGAGGGTGCGTCGGCCGAGGACGAGCGGTCCTCGTCGTCCGCGAGGAGGCGGACCCACTCCTTCTCCAGGCCGGCGGCGGGGGGTGCCAGTGGCGTGGCGGTGTACCAGAAGATGACCCAGACGGCGTTCTCGCAGGACGAGGGCATGGGGGAGGGCCTCTCTCTGGGACGGCCCCcttcgtcctcctcgtcctccctccgCTCCGACTACAGCTCCTGCTCCGAGCACAGCCAGAACCGCCCGGCGCCGCCCCGCCTACACCCCGCCCCCACCTCCTCGTCCACGGAGGACAGCGGTTACGTGCCCATGACGTGCGGCGTCGCCACGGCTTCGCCCAGGGACGCGCCCCCCCCCGACTACATGCCTATGCAACCTggctcctcccaccctcacccccgcctctcctcctcccccctgctccacagcccCGTCCTCTCCCGGcgctccccccaccctcacccccagcccacGGACTCCCACGGCTACATGATGATGCTACCTGGGGGAGGGCTCTTGTCCTCCCCGCTGCAGGCTTCTCCCAGCCCCCAGAGCAGCGGCGGCACGGCAGGGGGGCCCGGAGGTAGCGTTAGCGCTAACGCTAGCGAGCGTCCGGAGAACGGGGAGTACATGGATATGTCGAACAgcgttggaggaggaggggggaggaaggtctCCAACGAGGGCTACTTTGCACTGAGTACCCCGGACACGCCGAAGTCTTACAGCCCTTacttctccctcccccgctcctacAAGGCCCCCGCCAGGGAGCGGGACGAGAAGGAGCTGGGGGAATATGTCCCCATGTGCTCGCCGGCCAAACCGAtgtattcctcctcctcctccgcctcgtcctccgcctcctcctccaccccggaGAAGAGGGGCGGGATGGCGGGTGGCACCCCTccgtctcacccccctcccccgtacGGGGCGCAGCACGTCACGGGGGTCGACCGACGTGTGGTACGACCCAACCGTCTTCCCCTGGGCAGGCGGAGCTTCCACGGGTCCCCGGGAGACGGCGGCGGCGCGTCGGCCAACGGCAGCCCCGCCCACGCCGCCGCCGTCTCCGCGGCAACCGAGGGCCCCTCCAGCCCCGGGGAGTACATTAACATTGAGTTCGGGGACCAgtacccctcctcctgctcgctCTCTGCCCAGGAAGGGGCTCCCTCGCTAGGCCCCGGGGACCCACAGCgctcccccccccaggccccggcCCCCCAGCAGGACTACATGAGCGTGGACGTGGTGCCCAAGAGCCAGAGCCCTCGACCCTCCCTTGTGGCCCCCTGGAACCCCCCCAGCTACATCCGACCCCTGGCTGCGGCCTCCGGGGCACTGGCCCACTCCTCCGGGGGTCACTGGAAGTCGGGCGGTGACGACTACACCGACATGACCTTCGGGCTGGGCGGGGGCGAGGGGGCGAGGGGGTCGCGGAGCCCCACGGCCATGCTCCAGCACCTGTGCGTGATGGAGGGCCACTACCAGGCCCTCACCCTGGCCCcgacctccacccccactgcccccctctcctccagcccccaggcGGAGCCGCCCAAGGTGGTGCGGGCCGACCCTCAGGGGAGAAGAAGACACAGCTCTGAAACCTTCACTTccgcctccacccaccccccgtccgcctccacccaccccccatcctcccccacccccgccgCCCCCAACGGCGCCCACCACCCCCCCGAGGCCTCGCGCTGGCCAGCCTCCGGCTCCTTCGACAGCGTCTGGATGTGCGTCGAGGGCCAAGGGGGCCTCGCCGATCCCCTAGCCCAGCCAGGGGCCTCCGATGTGGGCCTGGTCCCCGCCGGCACGGCCccctctggaggagggagggtgtgccACCAGAACGGGCTGAACTATATAGCTCTGGAGCTGAGGGACGAGGCGGCGCCCGCCGCCGCGCCGCACCTCAACGGGAGTCACCGGGACGGGAGGACGGGGTCTCCGACCGGGGCGCTGCCGTTACCGGAGAACGGGGCGTACGCCAGCATCGACTTCTCCAAACCGGACGGGGTGACGGCCACGTCGAAAG ATGGATAg
- the LOC134009655 gene encoding insulin receptor substrate 2-B isoform X2, with amino-acid sequence MANFTNYQESRGAMLMLEQRAIGTKPAAAAANGDTSVGEPPSPLINIGGGGSRFHQHLPPSNHHHHHSGHLLYPQTIQPKDQQHPLAHHCQAAQQQHLSGEHIQESPVRKSSSSSLNLVHEDPVAAVATTSHAYAASLSGTPSIAASANVSVSTSDVVDDIRKCGYLRKQKHGHKRFFVLRAASNLGPSRLEYYDSEKKFRNCLRSAAAAAASGAVAPSPPKRVIYLYQCFTVNKRADSKNKHLIALYTKDEYFAIVAENEQEQEDWYVALSELMSEGKRGHLDSDDLDDGYGTVTPGTVFKEVWQVHVKPKGLGQTKNLTGVYRLCLSTKTIHLVKLNSETPCVNLQLMNIRRCGHSESFFFIEVGRSSSIGPGEIWMYVDDSVVAQNMHETILETMKALKAFSEFRPRSKSQSSGTNPIAFITTRRHLGNLPPSQTGLQRRSRTESVVGTPPSSKSTGASGYRFRTSSEGEGTMNRPFRSVTGSLVHLNSARLHLGRQEGGAGSTGSSTGTGGGGGGGGSSGNRYVRALPGSTYHARSASLPVSHFPSATSPVSVSSSSGHGSVSDTLTRPSSASICGSPSDGGFNSSDEYGSSPGDFRYFRVRSNTPDSLGNTPPIREENCLNDYMAMGWHREVFGAAGNGGAETARDEGASAEDERSSSSARRRTHSFSRPAAGGASGVAVYQKMTQTAFSQDEGMGEGLSLGRPPSSSSSSLRSDYSSCSEHSQNRPAPPRLHPAPTSSSTEDSGYVPMTCGVATASPRDAPPPDYMPMQPGSSHPHPRLSSSPLLHSPVLSRRSPHPHPQPTDSHGYMMMLPGGGLLSSPLQASPSPQSSGGTAGGPGGSVSANASERPENGEYMDMSNSVGGGGGRKVSNEGYFALSTPDTPKSYSPYFSLPRSYKAPARERDEKELGEYVPMCSPAKPMYSSSSSASSSASSSTPEKRGGMAGGTPPSHPPPPYGAQHVTGVDRRVVRPNRLPLGRRSFHGSPGDGGGASANGSPAHAAAVSAATEGPSSPGEYINIEFGDQYPSSCSLSAQEGAPSLGPGDPQRSPPQAPAPQQDYMSVDVVPKSQSPRPSLVAPWNPPSYIRPLAAASGALAHSSGGHWKSGGDDYTDMTFGLGGGEGARGSRSPTAMLQHLCVMEGHYQALTLAPTSTPTAPLSSSPQAEPPKVVRADPQGRRRHSSETFTSASTHPPSASTHPPSSPTPAAPNGAHHPPEASRWPASGSFDSVWMCVEGQGGLADPLAQPGASDVGLVPAGTAPSGGGRVCHQNGLNYIALELRDEAAPAAAPHLNGSHRDGRTGSPTGALPLPENGAYASIDFSKPDGVTATSKD; translated from the exons ATGGCAAATTTCACGAATTACCAGGAGAGCCGGGGCGCAATGTTGATGTTGGAGCAAAGGGCAATCGGTACGAAACCAGCCGCTGCTGCGGCCAACGGCGACACCTCGGTCGGGGAACCCCCTTCTCCGTTAATTAATATCGGCGGCGGCGGCTCCCGTTTCCATCAACACTTGCCGCCCTcgaatcaccaccatcaccacagcGGCCACCTTCTTTACCCTCAGACCATACAGCCAAAGGATCAACAGCACCCACTAGCTCACCACTGCCAGGCCGCCCAGCAGCAACACCTCTCCGGCGAACACATTCAGGAGTCCCCGGTAAGAAAATCCTCTTCTTCGTCTTTGAACCTTGTACACGAAGACCCTGTAGCTGCCGTTGCTACCACTAGCCATGCATACGCCGCGTCCCTGAGCGGCACCCCTTCGATAGCCGCTAGTGCTAACGTCAGCGTCTCTACCTCAGACGTTGTGGACGATATTCGGAAGTGTGGCTACCTGCGAAAGCAGAAGCATGGACACAAGAGGTTTTTTGTGCTTCGGGCTGCGAGCAATCTAGGCCCCAGCCGGCTGGAATACTATGACAGTGAAAAGAAATTCCGGAATTGCCTGCGGTCTGCTGCCGCGGCCGCTGCTAGCGGTGCGGTCGCCCCATCTCCCCCTAAACGGGTTATTTACCTCTACCAGTGTTTCACCGTGAACAAAAGGGCGGATTCGAAAAACAAGCACCTCATTGCTCTGTACACTAAGGACGAGTACTTTGCTATCGTGGCCGAAAACGAGCAGGAGCAAGAAGATTGGTACGTAGCGCTCAGCGAACTGATGAGTGAGGGGAAAAGGGGACACCTGGACTCTGACGATCTGGATGACGGTTACGGCACCGTCACCCCCGGTACGGTGTTCAAGGAGGTGTGGCAAGTGCACGTGAAGCCTAAAGGACTGGGTCAGACGAAAAACCTCACAGGCGTGTACCGTTTATGCCTCTCTACCAAAACGATTCACCTGGTCAAGCTCAACTCCGAAACCCCGTGCGTCAACTTGCAGCTGATGAACATCCGGCGATGCGGGCATTCCGAGAGCTTCTTCTTCATCGAGGTGGGTCGTTCCTCTTCCATAGGACCCGGGGAGATATGGATGTACGTGGACGACTCAGTGGTCGCCCAGAACATGCACGAGACCATCCTGGAGACCATGAAGGCCCTAAAGGCCTTCTCCGAGTTTCGCCCCAGGAGCAAGAGCCAGTCGTCGGGAACCAACCCCATCGCTTTCATCACTACCCGCCGTCACCTAGGCAACCTGCCGCCGAGCCAGACGGGCCTCCAGCGCCGTTCGCGGACCGAGTCAGTGGTCGGGACTCCGCCTTCCAGCAAGAGCACGGGCGCCAGCGGGTACCGCTTCCGCACGTCCAGCGAGGGCGAGGGGACGATGAACCGGCCATTCCGCTCCGTCACCGGGAGCCTCGTCCACCTCAACTCCGCCCGGCTCCACCTGGGACGCCAGGAGGGCGGGGCCGGGAGCACCGGGAGCTCCACCGGTaccggcggaggaggaggaggaggcggtagCAGCGGCAACCGTTACGTCCGGGCCTTACCGGGCTCCACCTACCACGCGCGTTCCGCCTCCCTCCCGGTGTCGCACTTCCCCTCGGCCACCAGCCCGGTCAGCGTGTCCAGTAGCAGTGGCCACGGCTCCGTGTCCGACACGCTGACCCGCCCTTCCTCCGCCTCCATCTGCGGCTCACCCTCCGACGGCGGCTTCAACTCCTCCGATGAGTACGGCTCCAGCCCCGGGGACTTCCGCTACTTCAGGGTGCGCTCCAACACCCCGGACTCCCTGGGCAACACGCCGCCCATCCGAGAGGAGAACTGCCTCAACGACTACATGGCCATGGGCTGGCACCGCGAGGTGTTCGGTGCCGCCGGCAACGGCGGGGCCGAGACGGCGAGAGACGAGGGTGCGTCGGCCGAGGACGAGCGGTCCTCGTCGTCCGCGAGGAGGCGGACCCACTCCTTCTCCAGGCCGGCGGCGGGGGGTGCCAGTGGCGTGGCGGTGTACCAGAAGATGACCCAGACGGCGTTCTCGCAGGACGAGGGCATGGGGGAGGGCCTCTCTCTGGGACGGCCCCcttcgtcctcctcgtcctccctccgCTCCGACTACAGCTCCTGCTCCGAGCACAGCCAGAACCGCCCGGCGCCGCCCCGCCTACACCCCGCCCCCACCTCCTCGTCCACGGAGGACAGCGGTTACGTGCCCATGACGTGCGGCGTCGCCACGGCTTCGCCCAGGGACGCGCCCCCCCCCGACTACATGCCTATGCAACCTggctcctcccaccctcacccccgcctctcctcctcccccctgctccacagcccCGTCCTCTCCCGGcgctccccccaccctcacccccagcccacGGACTCCCACGGCTACATGATGATGCTACCTGGGGGAGGGCTCTTGTCCTCCCCGCTGCAGGCTTCTCCCAGCCCCCAGAGCAGCGGCGGCACGGCAGGGGGGCCCGGAGGTAGCGTTAGCGCTAACGCTAGCGAGCGTCCGGAGAACGGGGAGTACATGGATATGTCGAACAgcgttggaggaggaggggggaggaaggtctCCAACGAGGGCTACTTTGCACTGAGTACCCCGGACACGCCGAAGTCTTACAGCCCTTacttctccctcccccgctcctacAAGGCCCCCGCCAGGGAGCGGGACGAGAAGGAGCTGGGGGAATATGTCCCCATGTGCTCGCCGGCCAAACCGAtgtattcctcctcctcctccgcctcgtcctccgcctcctcctccaccccggaGAAGAGGGGCGGGATGGCGGGTGGCACCCCTccgtctcacccccctcccccgtacGGGGCGCAGCACGTCACGGGGGTCGACCGACGTGTGGTACGACCCAACCGTCTTCCCCTGGGCAGGCGGAGCTTCCACGGGTCCCCGGGAGACGGCGGCGGCGCGTCGGCCAACGGCAGCCCCGCCCACGCCGCCGCCGTCTCCGCGGCAACCGAGGGCCCCTCCAGCCCCGGGGAGTACATTAACATTGAGTTCGGGGACCAgtacccctcctcctgctcgctCTCTGCCCAGGAAGGGGCTCCCTCGCTAGGCCCCGGGGACCCACAGCgctcccccccccaggccccggcCCCCCAGCAGGACTACATGAGCGTGGACGTGGTGCCCAAGAGCCAGAGCCCTCGACCCTCCCTTGTGGCCCCCTGGAACCCCCCCAGCTACATCCGACCCCTGGCTGCGGCCTCCGGGGCACTGGCCCACTCCTCCGGGGGTCACTGGAAGTCGGGCGGTGACGACTACACCGACATGACCTTCGGGCTGGGCGGGGGCGAGGGGGCGAGGGGGTCGCGGAGCCCCACGGCCATGCTCCAGCACCTGTGCGTGATGGAGGGCCACTACCAGGCCCTCACCCTGGCCCcgacctccacccccactgcccccctctcctccagcccccaggcGGAGCCGCCCAAGGTGGTGCGGGCCGACCCTCAGGGGAGAAGAAGACACAGCTCTGAAACCTTCACTTccgcctccacccaccccccgtccgcctccacccaccccccatcctcccccacccccgccgCCCCCAACGGCGCCCACCACCCCCCCGAGGCCTCGCGCTGGCCAGCCTCCGGCTCCTTCGACAGCGTCTGGATGTGCGTCGAGGGCCAAGGGGGCCTCGCCGATCCCCTAGCCCAGCCAGGGGCCTCCGATGTGGGCCTGGTCCCCGCCGGCACGGCCccctctggaggagggagggtgtgccACCAGAACGGGCTGAACTATATAGCTCTGGAGCTGAGGGACGAGGCGGCGCCCGCCGCCGCGCCGCACCTCAACGGGAGTCACCGGGACGGGAGGACGGGGTCTCCGACCGGGGCGCTGCCGTTACCGGAGAACGGGGCGTACGCCAGCATCGACTTCTCCAAACCGGACGGGGTGACGGCCACGTCGAAAG actag